The following are from one region of the Lytechinus variegatus isolate NC3 chromosome 4, Lvar_3.0, whole genome shotgun sequence genome:
- the LOC121414519 gene encoding zinc finger protein 345-like, translated as MTTEQVSTASVAIEQKLQEDVFQQEIGQDKTQDEVLNEIDSDVNTSSQATTEVIDRSQNHGEISFQEDSALTNSEELPSSQTTAEEMCNIEPQGDISGEQASTLTSSDEQLTPKVSPAGTSAIVMEAASSSTSHEECSEETREQLDSAIAMEAASRSPSHEELCEETRELLHSELDATSSDQVEKVTITNSHTSHLRIKLRDRSPACPTVDENLQGKPPPRGRGRPPGRGRSPGGGRPRGRPPGTGRPRGRPRKPVEENENLQCSVCQKDFSNRHNLRNHMRIHIMDKPLQCPVCGKGFCFKSDFERHMRIHSGEKPHRCEECGKEFTQRSHLSDHMRIHTGVKEHQCPVCKQFYARKTHLKTHMRIHTGEKPYACTLCEKAYSRRNDLKKHMRSHTGEKAPHVCSVCEKGFSHKSHLAHHMKCHTGSEPFRCSVCNKGFLFRSDLIRHERIHSGEKPHSCKICGKVFGQRCHLTDHMRTHTGERPHRCLLCGKGFFRKNQLTAHMKHHAGEMLPVNCALCGKEVPIENIEHIPEYCVDCCKKLLSQGDATQGVRAQEGPLPFNCLECDKKFLLHSQLLEHVKSHTDMKPFHCPDCDHQFDKASDFIDHMELHDSGKSFQCLDCFQKFPLRSELMSHRQTHKKDKSFNCSKCTEKFHTESDLTTHEKSHRDETPFPPTQCNNKFDIEADLRTHNKSYREEKLLHCSECKKPFKVESDLLVHEKSHLKENLFSCPECDTKFPVQENLMVHMKMHKGEKPFHCLECNQKFLLQRDLLDHVKTHPGETSYYCLECDKGFSTEWDLMSHVSIHTGEN; from the exons TGATTGATCGTAGCCAGAATCATGGAGAGATTTCTTTTCAGGAAGATTCAGCACTCACAAATTCCGAAGAGCTACCTTCATCACAGACCACAGCAGaag AAATGTGCAATATTGAGCCACAAGGTGACATATCTGGAGAACAAGCTTCAACACTCACAAGTTCAGACGAACAACTCACACCAAAAGTATCACCAGCAGGCACCTCTGCTATCGTAATGGAAGCAGCATCTAGCTCTACAAGTCATGAAGAATGCAGTGAGGAAACCAGAGAACAGTTGGACTCAGCTATTGCGATGGAAGCAGCATCTAGATCTCCAAGTCATGAAGAACTCTGTGAGGAAACCAGAGAACTGTTGCATTCTGAATTGGATGCAACTAGTTCTGACCAGGTTGAGAAAGTAACAATTACGAATAGTCATACCTCGCACTTGAGAATAAAACTCAGAGACAGATCTCCAGCTTGCCCAACAGTGGATGAGAACCTGCAGGGGAAGCCACCACCCCGTGGACGTGGACGGCCTCCTGGAAGGGGACGTTCCCCCGGTGGTGGACGTCCCCGAGGACGGCCTCCGGGAACTGGGCGTCCCAGAGGACGCCCTCGCAAGCCGGTGGAAGAAAACGAGAACCTTCAATGTAGTGTGTGCCAGAAGGATTTTTCTAATAGACATAATCTGAGGAATCACATGAGGATTCATATCATGGATAAACCCCTGCAGTGCCCGGTGTGCGGGAAGGGTTTCTGCTTCAAGTCAGACTTTGAGCGTCATATGAGAATCCACAGCGGGGAGAAGCCGCACCGTTGTGAAGAGTGTGGGAAGGAATTTACCCAAAGAAGCCACCTCTCGGATCATATGCGGATTCACACGGGGGTGAAGGAGCATCAGTGTCCTGTCTGCAAGCAATTCTACGCCCGGAAAACCCATCTCAAGACTCACATGCGGATCCACACTGGTGAGAAGCCTTACGCATGCACTCTCTGCGAAAAGGCGTATTCCCGAAGGAACGATCTCAAGAAGCACATGCGTTCCCACACGGGAGAGAAAGCCCCCCACGTGTGCTCCGTGTGTGAGAAGGGGTTCTCACACAAGAGTCATCTGGCTCACCATATGAAATGCCACACCGGATCCGAACCGTTCCGTTGCTCCGTCTGCAACAAGGGTTTCCTCTTCAGATCTGATCTGATAAGACATGAGAGGATCCACAGCGGTGAGAAACCACACAGCTGCAAGATCTGTGGCAAAGTTTTCGGCCAGCGATGTCATTTAACTGATCATATGCGCACCCACACCGGCGAAAGACCACATAGATGCTTGTTGTGCGGTAAGGGGTTTTTCCGTAAAAATCAGCTTACGGCTCATATGAAACATCATGCGGGTGAAATGCTACCTGTAAACTGTGCTCTCTGCGGTAAGGAAGTCCCCATTGAGAATATAGAACACATACCGGAATATTGCGTTGACTGTTGTAAGAAACTCCTGTCGCAGGGCGATGCCACGCAGGGGGTCAGAGCGCAAGAAGGCCCACTCCCATTCAACTGCCTCGAGTGTGACAAGAAGTTTTTATTGCATTCCCAACTTCTGGAACATGTGAAGTCACACACAGACATGAAGCCGTTCCACTGTCCAGACTGTGATCACCAATTTGATAAGGCATCTGATTTTATAGATCATATGGAATTGCATGACAGTGGAAAGTCTTTCCAGTGTCTAGACTGCTTTCAGAAATTTCCTTTGCGTTCCGAACTCATGAGCCACAGGCAAACGCACAAAAAAGATAAGTCGTTCAATTGTTCTAAGTGCACGGAGAAGTTTCACACAGAGTCCGATCTGACCACCCATGAGAAGTCGCATCGGGATGAAACGCCTTTCCCACCTACCCAATGCAACAACAAATTTGATATCGAAGCTGATCTTCGGACGCACAACAAGTCATATCGGGAAGAAAAGCTGCTCCATTGTTCAGAGTGCAaaaagccattcaaagtagaGTCCGATCTTCTTGTCCATGAGAAATCCCACCTCAAGGAAAATCTGTTCAGTTGCCCCGAGTGTGATACGAAGTTTCCCGTACAGGAGAACCTCATGGTTCATATGAAAATGCACAAAGGTGAAAAGCCTTTCCATTGCCTTGAGTGCAACCAGAAATTCCTCTTGCAGCGTGATCTGTTGGACCATGTGAAAACTCATCCAGGAGAAACCTCATATTATTGCTTAGAATGTGATAAAGGGTTCAGTACAGAATGGGATCTGATGAGCCATGTCAGTATACACACTGGAGAAAACTAG